In the genome of Kallotenue papyrolyticum, the window GCGTCGAGGAGGAAGCGCCCTCGTCACGCGGCGCACACCATGCCGCGCAGTGCTACCGTCCCGACTTCTGCATTGTGGGCGAGCCCAGCCGCTGGGACCGCGTGACGCTGGGCTACAAGGGCACCCTGCGCGTGCGGGCCAGGCTGCGGCAGCCCTGCGCGCACTCAGCCCACGCGCGGCGTACCGCCACCGAAGGCATCGTCGAGCTGTGGCGCAGGCTGCAGGAGCACGCCGCGCAGCACAACGCCGGACGCGCGCGCGCCTTTGATCAGCTCCAGCCCACGCTGCTGGGCATCCACAGCCAGAGCGACGGCCTGCACGAGGAGGCAACGGCGGAGATCAATCTGCGTCTGCCCCCCGATCTGTCGCCGGAAGCGGTGGCCGCCAGGCTGGCGCAGTTCGATCCAGCGATCCGCATCGAGGTGCTGGGCGCGACGCCGGCCTTTCAAGCGCCGCGCGGCAACCCGGTCGCCCACGCGCTGACGCAGGCGATCCGCCGCCAGGGCGCGCAACCGGCGCTGGTGCTCAAAACCGGCACCGCTGACATGAACATCGTCGGGCCGGCCTGGGGCTGTCCCACGGTGGCCTACGGCCCCGGCGACGCAGCGCTGGACCATACCCCCGACGAACACATCGAGCTGGCCGACTACCGGAGCGCGATCGCGGTGCTGGCGCGGGCCCTGACCGATCTGCAGCACCGCGCCTGAGCAACTCCCTGCCGGCGGAGGGCGCCTAGGACACCGCTTCATGCGACGGCTCGCCGCCGAGCACCGCCTGCAGCCGGCGCCGCAGCTCCGCCGGCGGCAACTGCTTGTCGATCCACCCGTGGACGTGCGGCCAGTCACGGTAGCGCAGCACCGCAGAGAGCAGGATGAGCTGCACAGACGGATACGCCGTCCGTACCAACTCGATCATGCGCCGCGCCACCTGAGGATAGCGCGCCGGATCGATGATGATCAACTCGGCCGGACGGCGGCGCAGCAGCAGCCAGGCGCGTACCGGATCGGGCACGATCTGGCACTGCGCCTCGGGCGCCACCTGGCGCAGGATCGCCTTGGTGATCTGCGCCGCGCCGGCATCGCTATCGACGACGATGATGCTGGTTGGCATCGCTCTTCACTTCCTGTCCGACACAATGGCGGCAACCCGAGGAGACTCCTCAGGTCGCCGCCATACGGAGGAGGCTACTGGCTCCACCACCGCTGGCACCAATGCAGCCGTTGACCAACCACGCCATAGCGTGCTCAGGCTGCGATCGACAGCGCGGTCGTGGCCGGTGGTGCTAGTGGCAGCGTCCCGGCCACGACCGCTTGCAGAATATCGCTCTCGCTGATCATGCCGACCATGCGTCTGCCGTCCATCACCGGCAGGCCGCTGATCTTGTGATGCACCATCAGCCGGGCGGCTTCCACCACCGGTGCGTCCGCTGCGATGGTGATCACCGCCGTGCGCATGATCTCGGCGGCAGTAACCCTGGACAGCAGATAGCTCAGCTCATACACGCTGAGCGTGGTAGCATCCGACGGAAAGGCGTTGCGGATATCACCGCGCGTGACGATACCGACCAGGCGATCGCCATCCACAATCGGTACGCGCCGGATGTGGTGTTCGTGTAGAATCTGATTGAGCTGTGGCAGCGTCGTGCGCGGTGTCGCCGTGATCACCGGATGACGCATCAGATCGCGAACCAGCAGGACGGTCATGGGTGGGCTCCTTTCCCGGCCGACTCCGCGCTCAGGCCTCCACGATCAACGCGGTGACCATGCCGAACATGCCGTGATCGCTTTCGGCGTGCGACAGGATGTGGCAGTGGAAGGCCCAGACGCCCACCTCGCTACACTCAACGATCACGTCCCAGCGCTCGCCGGGCGCGACGTTGACCGTGTCGCACATGTAGGGCTGCGGCAGCGGCCAGCCATCGCGTGCGATCACCAGTTGTGGCAGGCCGTGCAGGTGCATAGGGTGGATCAGCAGCCCTTCGTTCATGTAGCGCAGCCGCACCTTCTGCCCCAGCTTGGCCTTGATCGGTTGCGTGGCCGGAAAGCCCTTGCCGTTGAGCGTGAAGCCACCGGTCTGATCGTTCAGAATCATGACGTAATCGATATCAACCTGCGGCTCCTTGGAGCGATCCTTGGGCTCGACGATAAATGCGCCCAACAAGCCCTTGCCTACCTGCTTGGTTGAGTTGTGGTGCGAGTGGTACATGTGCGAGCCGCTGTTTTTGACCGTAAACTCATAGGTATAGGTTTCGCCCGGGCGGATCGGCGGTTGGGTGATAAACGGCACACCGTCCTGATCGTTGGGGACGATCAGGCCGTGCCAGTGCACCGCCGTGCTTTCGGGCAGTTCGTTTTTGACGATCACACGCACGCGATCGCCTTCGGTGACGCGGATCTCCGGCCCCGGCATGGTGCCGTTGTAGGTCCAGGCCTCGACGAAGGTTCCCGGCGTCACCTCCCACTGCACCACCTTGCAGGTCAGCTCGAAGACCTTGACGCCGTTGTCGAGGCGATACTGGAGCGGCTGTCCACCCAGCCCTTGTGTCTTGGCCGGAAAGGCTTTGACGCCCTCCTCATGCATGCGATCCATGGCCTGCCAGTCGCCGGCTGCCGCTGAAGGCGCCGGGCTGGCCGTGGCATGGGCGTAAGTAGCGGCAGAGGGCGACGCCTGACCGGTAACACTTCCCGCCGCCACAGGCACGGAGTTGCCGCAGGCAGAGAGCAGCGCGCCCGCCGCTGGCAGCGACAGGCCCGCGCTCAGCACCTTGAGCACATCGCGGCGACTGGTGATGCGGCGGCGCAGCGAGCGGTCGTCTGTGGCCTGCAGCTGCTCCTGATATTCAACGGTCATGGGAATTCCTCCTCAACACTACGTGCATCGTTGCTGTACGCTAGTGTAGCCGGCGCCACCGCGTCTACCGTAACCCTTCATCAACCGAAGGTTATGCAGCAACAACTAAAGCGCGTCCGGGAGATCTGGTACAATCGAACTGGCCGCAGCGTGGAGGGAACGCGGGACGGGAGGCTGAGCGTGGACCAGGCAGAGCAGCAATCGTTGATCGCGCAGTTGCGGGAGCGCATTCAGCAACTGGAGGCGCGCAACGCCATTCTGGAACAGCGCGCCCGGCTGGATCGCGCGCGGCTGACCGCGCTGATGCAGACCACCACCGCCTTCCTGCTGACGCGCGAACAGACGCTGGCGATCCGGCTCGGCTGTCAGCATGCCGGCGAGCTGGTGCCCGGCACCACGCAGGCGCTAATCTGGCTGCTGGACGAGCAGAGCGGCCGCCTCGTGCTGCACCGCCCGGACGGCACGCCATCAACCCATCTGCTGCTGGAGCTGGGCCAGGGCCTGGCCGGGCGGGGCTGCCTCGCGCCACGCCCCATGGTCTTCGTTGGCCAGGTGCTGGAAGAAGCGTTGGCCGAGCACGACGCCGCCGACCAGCGCTGGCTGGCCGAACAGCTTGGCGACGCCTGGCCGCCGCTCAGCGCGATCGCCGCGCCGCTCCGCGTCGAACAGCACCCCCTGGGCGTGCTGGTGCTCTTCGGCGGCACGCAGTCGCATCTGCTGCTGGCCAGCGATCTCCTGTTCGTGCAGGCGCTCGCCAATCTGATCGCCAGCGCGATCCAGGATCTGCATCAAGAACAACAGGTCACGCGGCTTGGCCAGGAGTTGCTGCTCAGCCGCGAGCAGCAGGCCGCCACCCAACAGCGCCTAGATGCCACCCAAGCCGGCCTGTTGCAGACCGCCAAACTGGCGGCGGTCGGTCAGTTGGCCGCCTCGGTCGCGCACGAGATCAACAATCCGCTCTACGCTGTGCGCAACAGCCTCTACCTGGTGGAGCAGGATCTGCCGCCCGACGCACCACAACAGGAGTTTTTGCGCCTGGCACAGAACGAACTGGCGCGCATTGCGCGGATCATCGCCCGCATGCGTGACTTCTACAAACCAGCCCATGGCGACTTCCAGCCGACCGATCTCAACGCGCTGATTCAGGAGACGCTCTACCTGGCGGCCACCCACCTCAACCATAGCCATGTGTGGGTCACGCTGCAGCTCGATCCCACGCTGCCGCCGATCACCGCCAGCGCCGACCAACTGCGTCAGGTCTTGCTCAACCTGATCCTAAACGCGGCAGATGCCATGCCCAACGGCGGTACGCTGACGATCGGCAGCGCCCACGACGACATGCACGCCACGATCACCATTGCCGACACGGGCGAGGGCATCCCGCCCGATGTGCGCGAGCGCATCTTCGAGCCGTTCTTCACCACCAAAGCCAACGGCACGGGCCTGGGCTTGAGCGTCAGCTACCATATTGTTGCGCAGCATGGCGGCACGCTGCAGATCGAGAGCACGCCCGGCATGGGCACGACCTGCACCATCCGCCTGCCGCTGCACTACCAACCGCCGCAAGGCGGTGAGCTGACCGAATACGCCACACCACGCCTGGGCGACTAGGCCGCCGGCCACGCACCGACTGGTGCCTGTCAACGCTCGATGCGCGAGGGAGCTATGCAACCATCAGCCCACATCCTGCTCGTTGATGATGAAGCGCCGATCCGCCTGACACTGGGCGCGCTGCTGCGCCGTGCCGGCTACCAGGTGACGACCGCCGCCAGCGGCGAGGATGCCGTGGCGCTGCTCGATCACCACCGCTTCGATCTGCTGCTGGTCGATCTCAAAATGCCCGGTATCGACGGCATGGCCGTGGTACGCGCCGCGCAGGAGCGCGATCCCGACGCAGTGATCATCATTTTGACCGGCCATGGCACGTTGGAAAGCGCGATCGAGGGCCTGCGCCGCGACATCTTCGACTACCTGCTCAAAACCAGCGATCCGCAGCAGGTGCTGACGCGCGTCGCCGAAGGGCTGCGCCAACGCGCGCAGACCCTGCACCGCAAGCAGATGCTCCAGACCCTGGCCGCCGCCGCCGCCGAGTTGAGCGGCGTTCCCACGCCGGGCGCAGCGCCGGAGCACACCCCAACCGCCCGCGCACAGGAAGCCGCCCTGGAGATCGGGCCGCTGCGCATCGATCCGGTGCGCCAGGAAGCCACGCTGGATGGACGCAGCGCCACGCTGACACCCACCGAGCTGCGCGTTCTGGTGTGTCTGGCGCAGCAGGCCGGCCGCGCCCTGAGCTACGCGCAGTTGGTGGCGTGCGCCCAGGGCTACGAAACCTTCGCTGCCGAAGCCGCCGAGCTGATCAAGCCGCACATCCACCACCTGCGCCAGAAGCTGGAAGCCGATCCCGCCCGACCGCGCTACATCCTGACCGTGCGCGGTACGGGCTATATGCTGGCCATCGCGCCGGACGCATAAGCCTCATCCCGGCTCGGCCACCAGGGCTGGGGAACACACCGCCTGCGCCATGGCCGCAGCTTACCGCCCGCCTCAGGCGGCACGCCGGCATCACAGTTGTGGCCGAATGCGCACACGCAGGCCATCGCGCGGCATGGCGGTCGGCACGGGAATGGGCCGCAGATCCTGCGCAGGCAGCAGTTCGACCCGGCAGGTGCGCAGCAGTTCGGCCAACACGATGCGCATCTGCATCTGAGCGAAGGCCAGGCCCACGCACACGCGTGGCCCGGCACTGAAGCCGACCAGCGCGAAAGGGCGTCCCTCGTTGCGCGGCGGCAGGAAGCGATCGGGATCGAAGCACTGCGGCGCGCTCCAGATCTCGGGCTGGTGGTGGGTGAAGACGCTGGAGTACATCACGGTCCAGCCCGCCGGAATGCGGTAGCCGTCGTAGCTGAAGCTCTCGACCACGCCGCGAAAGCCACCCGGCGCGGGCGGGTGCAGCCGCTCGGTTTCGCGCAGCACGGCATCCAGCAACGGCAGGCGCTTGAGCTGCGGCGCTTGGAGCGGGGCACGGCCCAGCACGGCATCCAACTCGGCCTGCAAGCGCGCGGCGATCAGGGGGTGACGCGCCAGCTCCAACACGGCCCAGGTGAGCATCGAGGTGACCGTGTCGTGGCCGGCCCATAGCAAGACCAGCAGTTCGTCGAGTAGCTCGGCCTCGCTGAAGCGCTGCCCATGTTCGTCCTCCACCGTCAGCAACCAGCTCAGGATGTCGGGTTGGGGCGCGGCCTGGCGCCGCGCGGCGATGATCCGCCGCAGGGCGCGGCGCAGACGCTGGCCGGCGCGCCAGGCGCGGGCATAGGGCGTGCCGGGGATGCGCCAGGCGGGCAGCGCAAACAGGCCGGCGGTGAACTGGTAAAAGTCGCGCTCGACCTGCGCGATCGCGGCAGGCTGCTCCAGGCCCAGCATCAAGCGCGCGGCGATGGCGAAGCTCAGACCTTTGAAGGCATCAAACAGGCGCAGCTCGGCCTGCTGCTGCCAGAGGCGCAGGTGGGCATGGGTTAGCGTCTGCATGGTCGCGAAGTAGCGCTGCAGCAGCGCGCCGTGGAGCGCCGGCTGGATCATACACCGGTGGCGGCGGTGTTCCTCGCCGTCGATCAGCGACAGGCCGCGCCCGATCAGCGTGGTGATCGGGCGGCCCCAGCCCTGACGCGACGAGAATAGGTGCAGATGCGTGCTGAGGATGAAGCGGTTGGCCTCTGCTCCCAGCATGACCACGCAGGGCTGCCCCAGCAGGTGGGTACGCCACACCGGTCCGTAGCGCGCGTAGCGCTCCTGGGCGAAGCGCAGCGGATCGCGCACCCATTCGACCGTTTCGCCCACCAACGGCAGGCCACGGCGACCCGGCGGCAGGGGCAGATCGGCAAGCGCCGAGGAAGCAACCATAGCGTCCTCCTGGTGTTGATGGCAGTGTACCGCAGCGCTGCCAGGAGGGCGCCGACCGGCTAGGCACCGGCGCGTTCGTACGCCGCCAGCAGGCCGGCAGCCAGTTGATCGTAGCCGAACAGGCGCACGACACGTTCGCGCGCGGCCAGGCCCATGGCCCGCCGCAGCGCTGCATCCTCGCCAAGCTGACGCACACGCGTGGCGAAGTCATCCACGTCGTCCATGCGGCACAGCCAGCCGGTGACACCGTGCTCGACCACCTCCGGCAGAGCCGTGGCAGCAGTGGTGACGACCGGACGGCCACACGCGCCCGCTTCGGCGGCGACAATGCCAAAGCCCTCGACGCGCGCCGGAAACAGTAGCAGATCGCAGCTCTGGTAGGCGGCGACCAGCCCATCGCGGTCGGGCGTGCCGATCGGGATCATGCGCGGATGCGGCGGTGCGGCCTGCACGCGCTGGAACGAGGTGGTGTAGAACAGCACATAGTCGCGCGGCAGGCGCTCCATGATCGCCGGCAGCAGGTCGAAGCCCTTGCGCCGCGTACGGTTGCCGACAAAGAGCAGACGTATGCGTGCATCGCCGGCGGGCAGGCCATGGTCGCTGCGGCGCAGGTCGGGCGGCGGCACGAAGACATCGGTATCGATGCCGTCATAGACCACCAGCGTATCGCGCTTGCCGTAGGTCAGCGCCACCTGCTGCTGCGTGTAGCGACTGACGCAGACGGTCACATCGGCGCGCCGGATCGAGAGCCAGTCGTAGGTATATTCGACCAGGCGGTAGAAGAGCCGTTGCTGCGGCGAGCTGTAGGGCTGCAACAGCGGATCGGTGGTCAGGTGGTGCACGGTGGTGACCAGCGGCACGCCACGACGCTTGAGCGCCCAGGCCACGCGCGAGCGGCCCTGGATCACGTCGTAGCCGCGCCACCAGCCGCGACCCAACGCCAGCGGCGCGAGCATCGGCAGGAAGTTGTGGAGGTAGGGCAGGCGCCGCAGCGTCGGCGCATGCCCGGCGCGCAGGAGCGCGCGCGTGATGTTGGCGATGCCGATGTCCACGCCGCCGCGACCGATCGGTGCGACGTAGAGCGGACGGAAACGCCTCATGATGGCGCGTGCTCCTCCGGCGCGCGCGGTTTTTCCGCCAGCACAAAGTAGGGCCCGCTGCGCAGCCGGCCAAACAGGCGCACATCCAGCTCCATCAGCCGCGTCAGCGCCACCAGCGCCCAGTACACCGGGCTGCGTGGCGTCAGGCGCCGCCGCAGCCGCTGCCGCGCGACGATCTCGCGCTGCGTACCCGCGCTCTGCCTCCTGCCGCTGGCCTGCCGGTCGTCCCCGCGCCCCGTCTGCCGGCCCACCGCGCCGCGTGCCAGCAGCGCTTCGCCCAACTTCATCAGCACATGCTCAACAAAGCTGGTGATCACCGTATTCCAGAAGCGCACCTCGACCACGCGTAGCCCGGCGCGCTCCAGAGCAGCTGCGACCTCTTCAAAGGTCGTCAGCGCTTTGACATGATCGGATTTACGCCGCGCTTCGCGCTCGAAGTCGTACACGCCGCGGCGCACAAACCACTGCCCCAGGCGCCGCGACGCATCGATCAGCGGCTGCAGCTGCGAGCGTTCACGCGTGTTGGAAAAGGCGGCCAAGCATCCCCCGGGACGCAGCACACGCGCGCTTTCGGCCAGGTAGGCATCGATCACCTCCAGCGGAAAGTGCTCCAGCACATCCACCGACAGCACCTTGTCGAAGCTGGCATCGGCAAAGGGCAGGCGCCGTGAGTCGGCTTGCGCCAGCGCCACGCTTTGCAGCGCGGCATCGCCGTAGAGCGTGGCCGGATCGGAGCCGACCATCAGCGCTACGGCATCGGCGTTCCACACCGCAAAGCGTCCGTTGCCGCAGCCGTTGTCGAGGACCACATCCTGCGGCGTGAAGCGCAGCATGCGCCGCAGCACGCGCTGCCGCACGCCGGCGGCCAGCAACGGCGGCGCGATCTCGCGATAGTCGAGCTCCTCGGCCATGTGCGCTTCCTCGGCGACGTACTTCGAGACGTAGGCAAAGGCCGCACCGCGCGGCATCAGATCGAGGTAGCCGTCGCGCCGGGGGTAGTCGGTGCGGCAGACGCTGCAGTGCACCGCCGCATCGGTAACATACAAATCCCGGCTGCCACAGGTCGGGCACTGCAACAGCCGGTACAGTTCGCGTGGAATCATGTTCGCAATCCAACAAATGCGCATAGCGGGAGGCAAGCGTGGCCCCCCACCCTCCACACGGTTCGCGGGCACGGCGAACCGGGGGCCATTCTACCACGTCTCACGCGGCGCGCAAGCGGGTCGGCCTCAGCGCGGGCAGAAGCGCTCGGTCATCTCGGCAACCTGGGCATATTTCTGCTTCAGCGCCTCCAGTCCTTCGGCAGTGACGGTGGTCATGTTGCGGTAGATTTGCTTGTCGAGCATGCGCTGTTTGTCGCCGCCGGGCCACAGGCGCCAGGAGTCGTTGTCGATCATATCAGCGACTAGCAGGCGCCCACGCGCATCGCGGCCGAACTCGATCTTGAGATCGATCAGTGCCACGTCCTGTGCGCGCCAGGCATGCTCCAACAAACCAAAGACGCGCCGGCCCTGTTCGGTCATTTCGGCGATCTCGTCGGCGCTGGCGATGCCCTGCGCGACCAGCTCCTGCGGCGTCACCTGCGGATCGTGACGCGCGTCATCCTTGAGGAAGAACTCGACCAGCACCGGATTAAAGAGGGTGCCCTCGGCGACGTCGGGATGGCGCTTGAGGAACGAGCCGGTGGCGCGCCGCCGCATGACGACCTCGACCGGGATCATGGCGCAGCGCCGGGCGATCATCACCGTCGGCTCCGGCGCGGCCACGAAGTGCGTGGGCACGCCGGCGGCGTTGAGCATGCAAAAGACGTTGGCAGCGGTGCGTCCGCTGAGCGCGCCCTTGCCGGGGATCTCGTTGCGGCGCGCACCATCACCGGCGCTGATCGCATCCTTGTGGACCAGAATCACCAGCTCGGGATCCTCCGGATGGGCGTAAACGATTTTGGTTTTGCCCTCCGCCAGCTTGCTGCCGTAGCGCATAACTCCTCCCCATTCGTGTGGAGCGTCGCTCCATATCCAGCGGCGTGCCTGCGTTCGGGAATAGTTAGACCAGCCGTACACGTCCTTGATCCTGTGCTTCGCGAACCACGCCCACGTGCGCCAACTCCGGCACCGCGGCCTGCGCCGCCGCGCGCGCCGCCGCCGGCACGATCACCAGCATGCCCAGCCCCATGTTCAGGGTGCGAAAGGCTTCATACTCGCTCAAGCCGGCCTGTTCCACCAGAAAGCGGCAGATCGGCGGGATGCTCCAGCTCCCGCGCCAGACCTCGACTGCCAGCCCCGCGGGCAGCACGCGCGGCAGGTTCTCCCACAGGCCACCGCCGGTGATGTGCGCCAAGCCGTGGATCGGCACCTGCGCGGCCCACAGCGCGTCGAGCTGCGGCAGGTAGGAGCGGTGGATCGCCAGCAGGGCCTCGCCCAACGTCGCACCGCCCAGCACTGCCGGCGCCGACTCGTAGCCAAACGTTGCGCAGATGCGCCGCGCCAGCGAGTAGCCGTTGGTGTGTAATCCCGACGAGGGGAGCGCCAGCACGGCATCGCCGGCCTGAATTGCCGTGCCGGTGAGCAGTGCTTCGCGCTCGACGACGCCCACCAGCGTGCCGGCCAGATCAAAGGCTCCCGGCGCGTACACGTCTGGCATTTCGGCGGTCTCGCCGCCCAGCAGCGTGCAGCCCGCCGCGCGACAGGCCGTCGCCACGCCCGCGACGATCGCTGCTACCTGTTCGGCATCCAGGCGCGCCGCGGCGATATAGTCCATGAACAGCAGCGGTCGCGCGCCCTGCACCAGCAGATCGTTGATACAGTGGTTGACCAGATCCTGGCCAACGGTGTCGTAGCGTCCCAGCGCCGCCGCCACCAGCGTTTTGGTGCCCACACCATCGGTGGAGGCGACCAGCACCGGCCGGCGGTAGCGTGCCAGGGTCTCGCTCAGGTCCAGCGCGCCGCCAAACGCGCCCATGCCGGCCAGCACGGCCGGGCCGTGCGTCGAGCGCACTGCATCGGCCATCAGCCGTTTGGCACGGTTGGCCGCGTCGATATCCACGCCTGCCGCTTTGTAATCCATGCTCATAGGTGTGTGAATCTGCCGCCCTAGGCGAGCACATAGTCCAGCATATTACGAAAGATGATCAGGCCATCGCCGGCGGCGCGCTCGCGGCGGCCCAGCACCCAGTCGGGATGGAGCTGCGGCAGGTAGGCGCGATCGGGATGCGGCATTAGGCCGAAGACGTTACCGGCGCGATTGCAGATCCCGGCGACGGCTGCCAGCGAGCCGTTGGGATTGTCGGGATAGTCCAGCGTGGGCTGGCCCGCGGCGTCCACGTAGCGCAGCGCGATCTGACCGTGCTGCTCCAGCGCGGCGAGCGTCTCGTCCGCGGCCAGAAAGCGGCCCTCGCCATGGCCGACGGGCAGGCTGAAGGGCGCGTCGATCCCGCGCGTGAAGAGGCACACGCTGGTCGGCTCGGCCCTGAGCCGCACCCAGCGGCACTCGTACTGGCCACCGGCGTTGTGCGTCAGCGTCACCGTCTGGCGCAGGCCGTTGCCGGGCAGCAGACCGGCCTTGACCAGCACCTGAAAGCCGTTGCAGATGCCCAGCACCGGACGCCCATCCTCGACGAAGCGCAGCAGACGCTCGCCCAGGCGGTGGACCAGATCGACCGCCAGCAGTTTGCCGGCGCCCAGGTGATCGCCGTAGCTGAAGCCGCCGGGGATCACCAGCGCGGCGTAGTCTTCCAGGCGCGCCTGACCGGCCACGACACGGTTGACGTGGACCCGCTCGGCGCAACCGCCCGCCAGCTCACAAGCGGCGGCGGTCTCCTCGTCGCAGTTGATGCCTGCCGCGCGCAGCACCAGCACGCGTGGCCGCTGCCGAAGATGTGGAACATTCGCTTGCATGATGTGTCGCCGTTTGCTCCCGTGTCGCCGCAGCGCTGCGCGCGCCGCGGCGGTCTTATTGCTCAACCACCGGCCAGAACCCACGCGCGCGCAACTGCTCGACGGCAGCCTCGACGCTCTCCGGCTCGATCAGGGCGCAGCCGGGACCCAGCAGCAGCGCCCGGTCGCTCAACCCGGCGGCCTGCAGCACGCCCGCCAGCGGCACGTCCGCACCGGTCAACAGCACGCTGAGCGGCGCGTGCAGCCGCAGGCGCCCGACGCGCGCCGCCCAGTCGGCCAGGCGCTCGGTGAAGGCCGGTTCCAGCCTGGCTTGCGCCGCGCGCAGCCGCGCTTCGAACGCGGCGATCGAGTGGCCTGCAGCCTCCAGACGCGCCAGACCCGCCGGTGTCAAGCGGTAGCGCAGACGCTCACCCACGGCGTCTTCCAGCTCGGCGGCCTGCTGGATCAGCGCCAACAGCTCCGCATCGACGCGCAGCGGATCGACCAGCAGCAGCGCCGCGTCGGCGCCGTGGACGGCAGGCGCATCGCTCACCGGTGCGGCGGCGCCATCCAGCCAGCGCGCCAGCGGCGTGAGTGCCAGGCCCTGCTCATCAGCGACCACCAAACCCAACCAGCTGAGCTGACGCGTCGCCGCTGCGACCAGTGCCTCGGCGACCGCCTGCGCGGGGGCCGGCTCGGCCAGGGACGTACCCTCCAAGGCGATCCAGGCCGGCGCATCGGCCGGCGGCGCAAGCCAGGGGTGCAGCGCCAGCAGCGCCGTGATCAACGTCTCACGCGCCACCGCCTCGCCACGCGCGTCGCGCAGCCAGCGCCAGATGATGCCACGCACCCGCGCTTCATGCGCAGCCACCACCGCGGCCACCTCCACATCGGGCGCGCCAACCCAGACACAGCCCGTGCCGGACAGATCGCTCGCCGAACGCGGACGCAGCCAGGCGTCGAGCAGTGCCGTCAGCAGCGTGCGCGGCGGCTGCGCTTGGAGGCTGCTCCAGGCCTCGCCCACCTGCCAGCGGCCACGCACCAGCGTGGCCGCGCCCAGCTCCTCCAGCAGCGGCAGCCACCACAGCAGCTCATCGGCGTCCAGGCCGAGCTGCCCGGCCAGCGCCGTGGCGGCGTCGGCGGGCATCGCCCGCGGGCGGTAGGCCGTCAGGCGGTCAAAGCGGCGCGGTGTGCTCGCGCCAGAAGGTTCGTCCGTCGCCAGCGCAGTGAGCAGCCGTTGGAGGGTCAAGCGCAGCTCCGCGTAGCTGCGCGGCGCCGTCGTGGGCGGGGCGGCGGGTGGCAGCTCTAGCGACAGCGCGGCAAGCACCTCCGCCGGCACCACCAGTCGCCGCCGATCGGCGATCAGCAGGCCCAGTGCCTGGAGTGTGGCGAGCTCGCTGCCCAGGTGGGCGCTCTGCAGGGCGGCGTCCGGCGCGACGGCCAGCCAGCGCTCGCGCGCCAGGGCTAGCTCACGCTCGTCCTCCACGCTGCCGAGCAGCAGCAGCAGGCGCAGCAGCGCGCGGCCATGCTCCGAAAGCACGCCTGCTGCGGCGCGCAGCCGTTCGGGTTGCGTGTAGATCGTCTGCAAGCGCTCCAGAGCCAGATCGCGCCGCCGCCCCGCCAGCACGATGCCGTGCCGCGCCGCCAGGCGATCCAGATCGGCCCAGGCGGCGCGCGCCAGCAGCTCGCGCGCCGGCGGCGTTTCAGAGGTTCGCAGAAGCTGGCTCATGGGGCGGCCCTCGTCTCCAGCCAGCGCTCCAGCGTACGCCCCACGGCTTCCAGGCTCTCCGCGCTGACTTTGTCGGTGGTGTCGGCCACGGTATGCCAGAACGGATAATCGAAGTCGATCAGATCGACCGCCGGAATGCCGCGCCGCAGAAAGGGCGTATGGTCGTCCAGAATCGAGTACTTGACTTCGGGAATGAACTGCCGATAGCCCAGCGCGGCCGCCGTCTGCCAGATCGACTCGCGCAGCGCCGGCGTTGAGGTGGCTTCATAGTACACCTGCAGGTCGGCATCACCGATCATATCCAC includes:
- a CDS encoding glycosyltransferase family 4 protein; this encodes MRRFRPLYVAPIGRGGVDIGIANITRALLRAGHAPTLRRLPYLHNFLPMLAPLALGRGWWRGYDVIQGRSRVAWALKRRGVPLVTTVHHLTTDPLLQPYSSPQQRLFYRLVEYTYDWLSIRRADVTVCVSRYTQQQVALTYGKRDTLVVYDGIDTDVFVPPPDLRRSDHGLPAGDARIRLLFVGNRTRRKGFDLLPAIMERLPRDYVLFYTTSFQRVQAAPPHPRMIPIGTPDRDGLVAAYQSCDLLLFPARVEGFGIVAAEAGACGRPVVTTAATALPEVVEHGVTGWLCRMDDVDDFATRVRQLGEDAALRRAMGLAARERVVRLFGYDQLAAGLLAAYERAGA
- a CDS encoding class I SAM-dependent methyltransferase, producing MIPRELYRLLQCPTCGSRDLYVTDAAVHCSVCRTDYPRRDGYLDLMPRGAAFAYVSKYVAEEAHMAEELDYREIAPPLLAAGVRQRVLRRMLRFTPQDVVLDNGCGNGRFAVWNADAVALMVGSDPATLYGDAALQSVALAQADSRRLPFADASFDKVLSVDVLEHFPLEVIDAYLAESARVLRPGGCLAAFSNTRERSQLQPLIDASRRLGQWFVRRGVYDFEREARRKSDHVKALTTFEEVAAALERAGLRVVEVRFWNTVITSFVEHVLMKLGEALLARGAVGRQTGRGDDRQASGRRQSAGTQREIVARQRLRRRLTPRSPVYWALVALTRLMELDVRLFGRLRSGPYFVLAEKPRAPEEHAPS
- a CDS encoding phosphoribosylaminoimidazolesuccinocarboxamide synthase, translated to MRYGSKLAEGKTKIVYAHPEDPELVILVHKDAISAGDGARRNEIPGKGALSGRTAANVFCMLNAAGVPTHFVAAPEPTVMIARRCAMIPVEVVMRRRATGSFLKRHPDVAEGTLFNPVLVEFFLKDDARHDPQVTPQELVAQGIASADEIAEMTEQGRRVFGLLEHAWRAQDVALIDLKIEFGRDARGRLLVADMIDNDSWRLWPGGDKQRMLDKQIYRNMTTVTAEGLEALKQKYAQVAEMTERFCPR
- the purM gene encoding phosphoribosylformylglycinamidine cyclo-ligase, yielding MDYKAAGVDIDAANRAKRLMADAVRSTHGPAVLAGMGAFGGALDLSETLARYRRPVLVASTDGVGTKTLVAAALGRYDTVGQDLVNHCINDLLVQGARPLLFMDYIAAARLDAEQVAAIVAGVATACRAAGCTLLGGETAEMPDVYAPGAFDLAGTLVGVVEREALLTGTAIQAGDAVLALPSSGLHTNGYSLARRICATFGYESAPAVLGGATLGEALLAIHRSYLPQLDALWAAQVPIHGLAHITGGGLWENLPRVLPAGLAVEVWRGSWSIPPICRFLVEQAGLSEYEAFRTLNMGLGMLVIVPAAARAAAQAAVPELAHVGVVREAQDQGRVRLV
- the purQ gene encoding phosphoribosylformylglycinamidine synthase I; this encodes MQANVPHLRQRPRVLVLRAAGINCDEETAAACELAGGCAERVHVNRVVAGQARLEDYAALVIPGGFSYGDHLGAGKLLAVDLVHRLGERLLRFVEDGRPVLGICNGFQVLVKAGLLPGNGLRQTVTLTHNAGGQYECRWVRLRAEPTSVCLFTRGIDAPFSLPVGHGEGRFLAADETLAALEQHGQIALRYVDAAGQPTLDYPDNPNGSLAAVAGICNRAGNVFGLMPHPDRAYLPQLHPDWVLGRRERAAGDGLIIFRNMLDYVLA